The Acidobacteriota bacterium genomic interval GACGCCGACGCGCGCTACGACGATGACGTGGCGCTGGAGGCGGGTTCGCTGAGCCCCGTGGTGACGTGGGGTCTGCATCCGGGACAGTCGGTGGGCGTGGACGAACGTGTGCCGACGCCAGGCGATGTCGACCCCGGCGATCGGCCGCTCGTCGACGAGGCATTGCAGTTCATGGGCTTCGCGCCGGGGCAGGCGATCGAAGGCACGCCGATCGACGTGGCGTTCGTCGGGTCGTGTACGAACTCACGCCTGTCGGATCTGCGCGAAGCCGCGCGGTTCGTGCGCGGACACAGGGTGGCCTCGCGCGTGCGCGCGATGGTCGTGCCGGGATCGCAAGCGGTGCGCGCCGCGGCCGAAGCGGAAGGTCTTCACGAAGTCTTCATGGAAGCCGGGTTCGATTGGCGCGGATCGGGCTGCTCGATGTGCCTCGGCATGAATCCCGACAAGTTGCAGGGCCGCGAGATGAGTGCCTCCTCGTCGAATCGCAACTTCAAGGGACGGCAGGGCAGTCCCACTGGGCGCACGCTGCTCATGAGTCCGGCGATGGTGGCGGCGGCCGCGGTGGCCGGTGAAGTCGTGGACATCAGGAAGGTGGAACCTGCGGCGGCAGCGCTCCCGGGAGGCCGGGCATGAGTGGCGCCGTTCGGATCGATCGCGTCGAAGGTCGCCTGATCCCGCTGCGCGGACAGGACATCGACACCGATCGCATCATTCCCGCGCGGTTCCTTCGCGTCATCACGTTCGACGGTCTCGAGCGTCACGCCTTCGAGGATGACATCGCGTCGCGCGCGCAGGCGGGCGATCCGCATCCGTTCGCGCAGGACCGCTTCGCGGGTGCACGCATCCTCGTGGTGAACCGCAACTTCGGGTGCGGGTCCTCCCGCGAGCACGCGCCGCAGGCCCTCCAGCGGTGGGGCATCTCCGCCATCGTCGGCGAGTCGTATTCGGAGATCTTCTTCGGCAACAGCCTCGCGATCGGACTCCCGTGCGTCAGCGCGACACCGTCTGATCTGGAGTGGCTGCAGACGCTCGCCGAAACCGGTGATGCCGGAGAGGCCGTCCTCGACCTGACCACGATGACGCTCACTGCCGGCGACCGCACGATTGCCGTCAACGCGCCGAAGCCGGCCGTCGAAGCCTTCGTGACCGGCGCATGGGACGCCACGGGACTGCTGCTCGAAGACAAGGCGGCCGTGGAAGCCACAGCCGCGCGCCTGCCGTACGTGTCCAGCTTCAGGTGACGCGCCGATCAGTCGATCGGCGCGATGTCCCTTGCCACGTCCTTCTCGAACGTCCGCGCAACGTCGAGGAAGGCGAGGGCGGCGTGCGAGAGTTGCGCCTGCTCGGGATACACGAGTCGCAGGTGGCGGGGCAGTCGCACCTGCGCCACGGGAACCGCGACGAGCCGCCGGCTCGTGAGCTCCGCGATGGCGCATCGGCGGGGCAGTAGCGCCACACCGAGATCCATCTCCACCGCGCGCTTGATGCCGTCGAGGCTGGGCAACGCGAGCGTGATGTTCAGTTGCTCGTG includes:
- a CDS encoding 3-isopropylmalate dehydratase small subunit, with the protein product MSGAVRIDRVEGRLIPLRGQDIDTDRIIPARFLRVITFDGLERHAFEDDIASRAQAGDPHPFAQDRFAGARILVVNRNFGCGSSREHAPQALQRWGISAIVGESYSEIFFGNSLAIGLPCVSATPSDLEWLQTLAETGDAGEAVLDLTTMTLTAGDRTIAVNAPKPAVEAFVTGAWDATGLLLEDKAAVEATAARLPYVSSFR